The Mesorhizobium sp. B2-8-5 genome segment TCATTCATCGGCACCTTCAAGCGCGGTGAACTTGCGGTCGACAAGGGGGCGACAGTCCTGGTCGAAGGCAGCCACAGCGCGCATCTCTATACCGTGCTGTCCGGCTGGGCGTTCCGCTACAAGCTTTTGCCCGACGGACGTCGGCAGATCCTCAATTTCTCCATGCCCGGCGACCTCATCGGCCTGCAGGGAAGCCTGATGGGCGAGATGCAGCATTCGGTCGAAGCGCTGTCGCCGATGCTGCTGTGCGTCTTCGAACGCGACCAGCTGCAGGAACTCTATCGCAACCATCCCGGCCTTGCCTATGACATCACCTGGATCGCGTCGCGCGAGGAGCGCATGCTGGACGAGAACCTGCTCAGCATCGGCCGCCGCACCGCGCTCGAACGAGCGGCCTATCTCGTCGCCTTCATCGCCGGTCGGGCGCGCAGCGCCGGATTGAATGGCAAGACACCGGTGCAGATTCCGATCACACAACAGCATATCGCCGACACGCTCGGCCTTTCGCTGGTCCATACCAACAAGACCATCCGCAAGCTGATGGACCGCAAGCTCGTGATGTGGCGAGATGGCGGCTGCGAAGTGATCGACTATGATGGACTGAAGAAGCTTGCCCGATGGGAGGGACTGGGCGAGGAACGCAGGCCACTCATCTAGGATGCCTAGGGTCGCGACGACCGGAACCATGGCGCTGGACGGGCGTTGAAACCAACGCAAACGCAAGGAGTTAGAGAATGGCAACCGCCGCAGGCAAATCCGCAACGGACCAAGCAACCACTGCCGACCTCGAGGCCGATATCGAGCAACTGAAGGCGGATATCCAGAAACTTACCGAGCAGCTCGCCAAGACCGGTCAACACGGCTATGGCGCGGCCCGTCGCGCCGCCGCGGATGGCGTCGAGCAGTTGCGGGCGCAGGGCGAAGCCGCGTTCGAGAGCATGCGGGGAAATGCCGAGGACATCGAAGCGCAACTGATCGCCAAAGTGCGGGAGAAGCCGGTGACGTCGCTGGCCATCGCGGCGGGCGTCGGTTTCCTCTTCGCCCTGCTTTCCCGCCGCTAACCGCAGATGGGGGCGCTTGTCTCGCTGATCTCGGCCCTCGCCTCGGGCGAGGCCATGGCCGCCTTGCACAGGGCGCGGACGACGGCAATCCTTTACGGACTTGCCGCCGTTTTTGCTCTGTGCGGCGTCGGTTTCCTCATCGGCGCCGCCTATATCTGGCTGGCGGCACGCTACGGGCCGGTGGCGAGCAGCCTCGGCTTCGGCATCGGCTTCCTGGTGCTTGCCGGGCTCATCCTCCTCATTCACAAGCTGACGACCAGCATGCGCAACAGGCGGCGCGCAAGACGGCGGCAGGCCGACATGACCGCGCTGGGCGTTACTGCGGCACTTGCCCTGCTTCCGGCCCTTGCCAAGAGCAAGGGCGGGCTGGGAGCCGCCATCGCGCCCGCCCTGGCGGTCGTCGCCTACGCCATCTATCGTGAGAACGCCAAGCCCACGCCACCGAAGCAGGACCCGCAGGACATGTCGTAAGCGGTTCAGGAAACGCCGGGACCTCAGGGAGGCTCGGCGGCATCTTTCCTGCGGGCGAGGACGCCGGCGGAACTCGTGGCCAACGTCGCTGACTTGGGCAAGGCGGCGGATGTCATTCCTGGTTCGGAACCTTCCCGATCAAGACCCGTTACCCGACCGTACCTGAAGCGCCCGCCGCCGCGCAGCATGGAGGCCAAGAGTGACCAAGATCGTACCCGAAGACAAAGCACGCCAGGGGCATTGGGGCTGGCATGCGCTCAGGATCCTCATCGCCGGGCTCTTGCTCGCCTTCATCGCGTGGGGGGCAGTCGAGATTTACGGCGAACTGATCAAATCGCCGACGACGCAGCAGACCGTGCCGGAAGCGCCGCCTGCGGCTCAGAAATCCGTCCAGGGCGGTTGACCCCGCATCATGCCGCCCTTGCCTGCGCATTGCTTGCCGGAACGAGCACTTTCAGCGCGCCGGGGTGAATCTCGATCGTTGTTTCGCGTTCCAGCCTGACCAGTTCGCCATCCAGCACCGCGCTGAACTTTTTGGCGGGCGAGTGGATCTTCAGCACAGCCCTGCCTGCCTGATGCACTTCGACATGCGCGCTCTGGCGCAGCCTCCCGCGCAGCATGTCCAGGAGGAGTTTTGCCAAGTGATGACGCTGGCGCGCGACGCTGACATAGATGCCGAGCACGCCGCCGGCCGGGTTGTCGGCATAGGGCAGATGGCCTTCGCCGAACAGATTGTTGGAGATGCCGATGCCGGTGGTGCGGGTGACGATCTCGGCCTTGCCGACGCACAGGCTGACCTTGAGGGCAGGCGGATTGTTGATCGCCGCCCATGCGGCGCGCACGGATGCCTGCATCTTTCCAAGGCGCGAGCCGAAGTCCATCTTTTCGCGCAGCTGAACCATCTCAGCGTGCATGCCGACGGAGAACTGGTGCACGAAGGGCTGGCCGTTGGCGCTGGCCATATCGACCGCGATCACCTCGCCATCGGCGAAGGATTGCAGGGCGGCTTCCAGTGTCTGCGGAATGCCCAGGCCGCGCGCGAAGAGGTTCATCGTGCCGGCGGGCAAGATGGCCAGGACCTTCTTCTTGTTCATGAGGAGGGACGCCGCGGTGGAAATCGTGCCGTCGCCGCCTCCGGCAAGAACGACGTCGATGTTCCGCCTGGCGATGGCCTTCTCCAGCGCCGTGGCGATGTCGCGGCCGGCAACGATATCGATCTCGACCGAATGTCCGGCCGCTTCGAGCGTGTGACGCAACTGTTCGGAAAATGCTTCCAAATCGATGGTGCGGAGCGTGCCGCCGTCCTGGTTCAGCACCGCAGCAAACCGCATGCACCACTCCGTGTCGCTTCAGGTCAGTTTGAGCCGGCAGACCCTCAGCCGCACGCCGGAACGAAGATGCGGCCGCAAAGGTTCCACCGGAGGTTCAGGATTCCAGCCAGTGGTGGATGCGTTGTGGTTGGAACAACACCCCGGTCACGACGTTGTGAACCTGTCGACACTGCCGCTCCCGACCCGCCGCTCAGAGGTTGGTCGAGGCAGTGTCATATACAAATCAGGCACGAGGAGAGACCATCATGATCCGCACTCTTTTTGCGACGACCGCGATCGCGACGCTGCTCGCAAGCGGCGCTTTAGCACAGACGACGCCCGCCCCCGCTCCACAAGCCCCAGCAGCCGAAAATCCGGCGCCGGTCATGCGCTCGGATGGCGCGCTGATGACGAACATCATCGGCGAGTCCGTTTATAACGGCACCGGCGATGACGCGCAGGACATCGGCAAGGTCGACGATGTCGTCTTGGATTCCAGCGGCAAGGCCAAATCCGCCATTATCGGGGTCGGCGGGTTCCTCGGCGTCGGCAAGAAGGACGTCGCTTTCGACTACGGCAAGCTGGAATGGGCCGAGAAGAACGGCGACCGCTGGCTAGTCGCCAAGTCCACGAAAGATGAACTGAACGCTCTGCCGGCATTCGACCGCAAGCCTTATGATCCGGCGCCAGCGCAGTCGGCCGACGCGACGCAGCCCGCTAACAATACGACGACGCAGGCTCCAGCGGCCGCACCGGCTGAGCCGGTGAACAAGGCCGAGGGCAACCTCGCCACCAACATCATGGGCGAGTCGGTCTATAACGGCACCGCGGACGACGCCCAGAAGATCGGCGACGTGAAGGACATCGTGCTTGCCAAGGACGGCAAGGCCGAGTCGCTGGTGATCGGCGTCGGCGGCTTCCTCGGCATCGGCACGAAGAACGTCACCTATGACTTCGCCAAGGCGAAATGGGCGGAGAAGAACGGCGACCGCTGGCTGGTGGCCGAGACGACGAAGGAGGAACTGCAGGCCCAGCCCGATTTCAACCGCAAGGCCTATGATCCGGCGCCGGGCTCGACGACGGCCGCGAGCAACGCTCCTGCGGCGACCACGCCCGCGGTGGTGTCTTCGGATACGACCTCCGACAAGGGGGCCAAACCGGCAGAGCCCGCCAAGTCGACGGCCGAGAACAAACCTGCGACGCCGCCGGCCCAGAGCACGGCCGAGAACAAGCCCGCCGATAACGGCACCGCCGCAACCGACCAGACCAAGACCGCTTCCATCGACAAATCGACGCTGAGCGAAATGCCGATGGGCAACATCCGTGTCGACGACCTCAAGGGCACGACGGTCTATGGCGCCAACGATGCCAAGATCGGTTCGATCGGCGATGTCGTGCTGACGCCCGACAACAAGCCGGACGCAGTCATTGTCGATGTCGGCGGCTTCCTCGGCATCGGCGCCAAGGAAGTGGCGATCGGCATGGACAAGCTCAAATTCATGACCGACAAGAACGGCAAGAAATATCTCTATACCAACTTCACCAAGGAACAGTTGCAGGCGCAGACGGCCTATGACAAGAGCAGTTATGCCGCCAACCGCGACCAGCAGCGGATGATGTTGAAATAGGGATTAGGGATTAGGCAGTAGGCAGTAGGGAATAGGCAGTAGACGAAAGAAAAGTTGGCAAAGCAACCCACGGTTTGGATATTCACTGCCTACTGCCTACTGCCTACTGCCTGACTCACGTACCCGACCACGCCATCTTCCGTCAGTTCCGCCAATGCCAGCGACTGATCGAGATGCGCGGCGCGCCAGGCGAGCATCCTTTCGGCGAACTCAAGCCGTACGGACAGATAGGCCGTGTCGCCTGCCACGTTGTTCAACTCGCCCGGGTCTTTCGAGAGATCGAAGAGAAGCGCCGGCAGACCACCGCCGAAATGGACATATTTGAACTCGGCCGTGCGGATGACGGCAAGGTTGCAGGCGCTCGATGCGATACCGAAATGGCGCTCCGCTTCGTCGTTGGCGACTGTACGGAAATCAAACTCCCAATGCGCCGCGTCGCGCCAGGTCTCCGGCTTCTTGCCCTCGATCCAGGGCATGAGCGAACGGCCGTCGAGATGGCGCTGTGGCGCGGCGCCGATCAGGTCGAGCAAGGTCGGGAAGATATCGACCGCCTCCGTGAAACGGTCGACGGATGAACCGGCCTCGGCTCTCCGGCGCGGATCGCGGATGATCAGCGGAATATGGTAGCTGGCGTCGAAGAAGCCGCCCTTGCCGAGCATGAAATGGTCGCCCATCATCTCGGCATGGTCGGAGGTCAGCACGATGACGGTGTCGTCCCAGGCGTCCGCCGATTTGATCGCCCGCCAGATGCGGCCGAGCTGCGCGTCGACCTCGGCGATCATGCCGTAATAGATCGCGCGGACTAAGCGGAAATTCTCCTCGCTCCAGTCCGGCACCTTGCCTTCGATGCCGGGAACGAATTTTGTCCGCTTCTGCCGGTCGAGATCGTAAGCGACATAGGGATGGCTTTCCGCCTCGGCCTGCCAGCTTGCAGCGCGCCGGAAGGCGGGACCATCGCCTGGATCGTACATCGTGTTGTAGGGTTCCGGCACGATGAAGGGCGGGTGTGGGCTGATGAGGGAGACATGCGCGAACCACGGCACGCTCTTCTCCTGCTCGCCGAGCCAGCGGATGAATTCGCCGGCCAGGAAAGCGGTCGGCGTCTGGTCTTGCGAATAGACGGGCGGCGCGTTGGTGACGTCGCGTTCCGCTTGCCCGTTGGCCGGACGGTGGATATCAGGGCTGCCGGCGCCGGTGTCGATGCCCTGCGCCTGCAGCCATGACAGCCACTGCTTCTGATGCTCGGGCAGGGCTTGGCGCACGGTGAATCCCGGCAGCACGCCTTCATAGCTGCGCAGCCGCGGATCCTCGGGGGAGAGTTGTCGGGGATCGAGCGAGACATCGGTGTAGCCGAACAGGGTCGGATCGTAGCCCGCCGCGCGCGCCGAAAGCGCGATATTGCCATGGCGCGCGTCGAGCGGCGTGCCGTTGCGGCAGACACGATTGTTCATCTGGTAGAGCCCGGTATAGAGGCAGGCGCGGGCCGGCGAGCAAGGAGCTGCGCCTCCGTAGTGCCGGCGGAAGAGCACGCCTTGCGCGGCGAGCGCATCCGCATTCGGCGTCTTCACCACCGGGTGGCCGGCGGCCGACAGGCAATCGCCACGCCACTGGTCGCAGGTGATGAGGAGAACATTCGGGCGGCTCGTCGGATTGTCCAAGATCGTCTCCTTGTGGAAGCGCGCCCCAGATGGAACGGAAATCACCGGCGTTGCAAGCCGAAGCCGGTGATGGATTGGTGAACATATTTTGAACAGTCGTTCACTTTTATGACACAGTCCATTCTGTGTTTGCCCGCTTTGCCGCCGGCCCGCCGATCCTCATATTGGCGTGGACAGCGGCGAGGGCCGCACAAGGACAAGGGAAGGAGCACGATCATGCTCAATCAGATCAAGGGCCTGCATCACGTCACCTCGATGGCGAGCGACGCGCGCCGCAACAACGAGTTCTTCACCAAGAAGCTCGGCCTGCGCCGGGTGAAAAAGACCGTCAATTTCGACGCACCGGATGTCTACCATCTCTATTACGCCGATGAGGTCGGCACGCCGGGCTCGGTGATGACCTATTTCCCGTTCCCCGATATCGGCCAGGGCCGACATGGCGTCGGCGAAGTCGGCACGACGGTGTTCTCGGTGCCGGAAGGCACGCTCGCCTATTGGGAAAAGCGCTTCGCCGACGAGGGCGTGGGCAACGTCGCCCGCACGGAAAATTTCGGCGAGAAGCGGCTCACCTTCACCGGTCCGGACGGCGACAGTTTCGCGCTTGTCGAGGACAAGGCCGATAAAAGGGCGCCCTGGGTCAAGGGCGGCGTTCCCGGCGACGAGGCGATCCGCGGCTTTCACTCGGTCTCGCTCCGGCTGAAGGATGGCGGCGCCACCGAGGAGCTTTTGAAGTTCATGGGCTATGAGGAGGTCGACAAGTCCGGCAACGTCCGCCGGCTGGCGATCAAGAATGGCAATGGCGCCGACGTCGTCGACATCGAATCGCTGCCAGGCGCCGGCTTTGCCAACCTCGGCGCCGGCTCGGTGCATCACGTCGCCTTCGCGGTCGAGGATCGCGCCAAACAGCTCGAAGTGCGCAAGGCGCTGATCGACACGGGCTATGGCGTCACGCCGGTCATCGATCGCGACTATTTCTGGGCGATCTATTTCCGCACGCCGGGCGGTGTGTTGTTCGAGGTGGCGACCAACGAACCGGGATTCGACCGCGACGAGGACACCGCGCATCTCGGCGAGGCGCTGAAGCTGCCGACGCAGCATCAGCATTTGCGGCCTTATCTCGAAGAGCATCTGCAGAAGCTGGAAGGCTGAGCCATGAGCAAGGACGCTTACATCCACAAGGTGCTGCCCGGTTCGCCGGGCGGCCCACTGCTCTTCGTCTTCCACGGCACCGGCGCGGATGAGAACCAGCTTCTTGGTTTCGGTCGCGAGCTTGTGCCTTCGGCGACGATCGTCTCGCCACGTGGCGACGTGTCGGAGCATGGTGCCGCCCGCTTCTTCCGCCGCACCGGCGAGGGCGTCTACGACATGGACGACCTAGCACGCGCGACATCGAAGATGGCGGGCTTCGTCAAGGCGCAAGTCGAGGCGGCAAAACCCTCGGCGGTGTTCGGCCTCGGCTACTCCAACGGCGCCAACGTCCTGGCTTCGGTGGTGTTCGCCGAGCCGAGCCTGTTCGACGCCACGGCGCTGATGCATCCGCTGATCCCGTTCGAGCCACGCATCCAGGGCAGCCTTGCCGGCCGCAGCATCCTGATCACGGCCGGCAGGCGCGACCCGATCTGTCCGCCCAGCCTGACATCGCGGCTCGAGGCTTATTCGCGCGCCGACGGCGCCGATGTCACAGTGGAATGGCACGACGGCGGGCATGAGGTTCGGCCGAATGAAATCGAAGCGGCGCGGCGGCTGTTCGCGCTCGCGCCCGCTGAAGGAGGCAAGAACAATGGCTGACCAACTGCCCGAGATCGAACTGGAGGACCGCGGCTCCAAGGGACGCTACGTGCTGCGCGGCCCCGGCGGCGCCGAGGCTGAGATGACCTTCACCAAGATCGGCGAGCACCAGCTCATCATCGACCACACCGAGGTGCCGGATGTCTTTCGCGGCCAGGGCGCCGGGCTTCGGCTCGTCACCCGCGCGGTCGAGGACGCACGCGCGGCCGGCAAGAAGATCATCCCGCTCTGCCCCTTCGCCAACGCCCAGTTCCGCCGCCATCCGGAATGGGCGGATGTGCTGAAGCAATGAGCTTTCCCTTCTGGGAGAAGGTGGATCGGCGCGCGGCGCCGAGACGGATGAGGGATGCTCCAGCGGGGTGAGACGTCGGCATTCCCTGGAACCCCCCTTCATCCGTCGCCTTCGGCGACCTTCTCCCATAGGGGGCCCACAAGGGGAGAAGGAGAAGCCCTTGGCATTTGCACGGCCCGATCATCTTGCCTAAGTTGACGGTTCGCCCGGACGAAACCTGTCGTCCCGCCTGTCCCCGATTTGAATGGCTTCCCTGATGACCGATACCGACCTGATCCCCGTTTTCGACGGACATAACGACACGCTGCTTCGGCTCTACCAGTCGAAGGAAGCCGACGTCGAAAAGCTGTTCATCGAGGGGACGCCGGGCGGCCATATCGACCTGCCGCGCGCCAGGAAGGGCGGCTTTGCCGGCGGCATGTTCGCTATCTTTCCGCCGCCGGTCGAGAAGTCGAAGCGCAGCGCCGTGCCGCCGGCGCCGAGCGACAATGAACCGCTGCCGCCGGAGCTGCCGCAGGCCGAGGCGATCACCTCGACCATCGGCATGGCCTCGATCCTGTTTCGGCTGGAGCGTGCCGGCGCGTTGACCGTCTGCCGCAGCGCCGGCGATGTGCGTGACGCGATGGCGAAGGGCTCGATCGCGGCGGTGTTCCACATCGAAGGCGTCGAGGCGATCGATCCCGGGCTTGCCATGCTCGACGTGCTGCACGCCGCAGGCCTGCGCTCGCTGGGCATCGTCTGGAGCCGCCCCAACGCCTTCGGCAATGGCGTGCCGTTCCGCTTTCCGTCGTCGCCCGACACCGGACCGGGCCTCACCGACGCCGGCAAGGCGCTGGTCAAGGCCTGCAATCAGCTCAGGATCATGATCGACCTCTCGCATCTCAACGAGAAGGGTTTTCGCGATGTCGCGGCGCTGAGCGACGCGCCGCTGGTCGCCACCCATTCCAACGTGCATGCGATCTGCGGCCACTCGCGCAACCTGACCGACTGGCAGCTCGGCGCGATCCGCGAGTCGGGCGGCATGGTCGGCCTCAACTTCGCCACCGGCTTCCTGCGCGAGGACGGCCGCATGAATGCCGACACCAGTATTGATGTCATGGTGCGCCACATCGACTCGCTTTTACAGGCGCTGGGCGAGGACGGCGTCGGGCTAGGCTCGGATTTCGACGGCGCCATGATCCCAGCCCCCATCGGCGACGTCGCCGGCCTGCCGAAGCTCATCGACGCGCTCGCCGCGCGCGGTTTCGGGCGCGCGCTGATCGAGAAGATCGCCTATCGCAACTGGTTGAGCGTGTTGGAAAGGACGATCGGATAGGCCACCCCGTGTGAAGGCACAATCCGGGACGCTGGGATTGGAGCCAGAACGCTCCCCACTTCGTCATTCCAGGGTCTGCGCCGCGTCGCTTCGCTCGTTGCTCCGCCCTAGAATGACGAGGTGAAGGGCTGCTTAACCACCCATGCGCTTCAGCCAGTCCTTGCCGACCCCGCGGTCGCGGATGATCGGCAAGGGATTTTCCGCGTCGAGCCGGGCGCAGATGCGGTAGACCTCCAGCGTCTCGGCGTTCATCTCGCCGCGCTTGAAGAAGAACATCGCCGCCGCGTAGCGGGTGCGGCCGGACCACATCTCGCCGAGCGGCGTGTTGACCAACTGCCACTGCTCGGTGGCTTCCGCTTCCAGGTCCTCCGCTTCGCTTGCCATGGTCAAAAGTCCGCGGGCGGATCGGCTGTGCGGCGGTCGAGCTTGATGAAGGGCCGCTGCACCACCTTCGCCTTCTTCATCAGCTTCTGGTACTGCAGCTCGCGCATGGCGTAAATCTCGACCCAGAGGTCGTCGACGATGGTATCGCCATAAGGCCGCTGCAGCGAGGCAAGCGCGATGTTGCGCTTGGCCATGGGCGACCACATCGCCGCGCTGACCAATCCGACCTCCTGGCCTTTCTTGTAGTAGACGATGGCATGCTCGGCGGGAATGTTGCCTTCGATCTCCAGCCCGACCAGCACGTGGCGAAGCCTCTTCTTGGCGCGGGCTTCCAGGATGGCGCGGCGACCGTTGAAGTGGCCCTTGTCCGGATCGATCATGAAGCCGAGGCCGATCTCGTCCGGCATGCGCAGGCGGTCCGTGCGGATGGCGTGCTCGGCAGCTGTGAAGTCACTGTTGGCGACGATCAGCCCGGCTTCGAGGCGAGCGCGGTTCAGCGCGGTATAGCCGATGGCGCGGATCCCGCGCAGTTCGCCCGCCGCCATCAGCCGGTCCCACAGGCTCAGCGCCTTGTCCGCCGGCACGAACATCTCGTAGCCGAGATCGCCGGTGAAGCCGGTGCGCGAGATGGTGACTTTGCCAGTTCCTTGGGGAGCGCCATCATGCGCGAATTCGGCGAGGTCGAAGAGCTTCAGCCGATCGACGCCGGCAAAGCCCGCGTCACGCAGGACGGCGAACGAGGTCGGGCCCTGCAGCGCCAAGCCGGCAACCGCCTCGGTCTCTTCCTCGACGCTGACGTCATAGCCGATCGCGCTGTCCAGCAGCCAGGGCAAGTGCCGCTCCTGCGAGCACAGCCGGAAGCGTGTCGGCGAGAACCGGAACAAAGTGCCGTCGTCGAGCACGAAACCTTCGTCGTCGCACCAGGCGGTGTAGTGGACGCGGCCGGGCTTCAGCCTTGTCACGTCGCGCAAGGTGACGCGGTCGAGATAGGCTTCGGCGTCCGGACCTTCGACCCGGTATTTGGTCATCGGCGAGATGTCGAAGAGTGCTGCCTGACTGCGGATGGCGAAATATTCGAGCTCCTCATCCCACAGCGAATGCGGCGCGCGGTAGCCGGCCCAACTGTACCAATCCTGCTTCAGCCCCAGCGCGTCAATGCGTGGCTGGAAGGGCGTGCCGAGCCGCAGCGTGCGGAAGTGGGATTGCGCGGCTGCACGGGCTTCGGCTGACGGCTTGATGGTTGGATGATGGTTCATGACGGCGTTCCTTCGCGCCCCCCTCTGTCCTGCCGGACATCTCCCCCACAAGGGGGGAGATTGGCCGTCGCCCCGGCTTTCCCCAATCGCCAACGTTGCAGGAGGTGAGCCGGACGCGCGGACAGCTGATCTCCCCCCAAGTGGGGGAGATGGGCGGCAGGCCAGAGGGGGGCGCCGTAGAGCGCGGCTTCGACGATTTGCAAAAACATACCTAGGCCCTCATCGCGATGATGCGGCGCGCGGCGTTGAGGCCGGGCGCGCCGGAGATGCCGCCGCCCGGATGCGAACCGGCGCCGGCAAGGAACAGCCCTTCGAGCGGCGTGTCGTAGCCCGACCAGCCGGAGACGGGCCGCGACATCAGCATCTGGTCGGCTTGCAACTCGCCATGGTGCCAATGGCCGCCGGGCATGCGGTAGCGCGCCTCGATGTCGGCGGGCGTCAACAGCTCGGCGTGGCGCACCGTCGCGCCGATGCCGGGCGCATAGGTTTCGAGCTGCGCCATGATCGCCTTGAGGAATTGCGGCTTGCCGGCGGTCCAGCCCTCTTTCAGCGCGTAGGGCGCGTATTGCACCACCGCCGAGAGCACGCAGGCGCCGGACGGCGCGAGCGATGGATCGGCTAAGCTGGGCAGCGTGATCTCCATCACCGGCTCGGGCGAGAATTCGCCATATTTCGACGGGTTGAAGGCGCGCTCGACATGGTCGGGCGAAGGCGCGATGACGAGGCGGCCCTTGTGGCCGGCGATGTCGACGCCAGTGAATTGCGGCGGCCGATCGAGCGCCAGATGCAGCTTTGCCGCGTCGCCCTTCATGCGGATGTTCTTCACCTTGCGCACGAAGCCGGTGTCGACCTCGCGCGGGCCGACGAGATCAAGGATCGTCGTTGCGGGATTGATGGCGGAAACGACGGTCTTGGCGCGCAAGGTTTCGCCGCTCTGCGTGACGACACCGACGGCGCGGCCCTTCTCGACGATGACCTTGGCGACCGGCGAAGCCGGGCGGATCGAAACGCCCGCGCTTTCCGCCGCCGCGCGGATGGGGGCGATGACGGCGCCCATGCCGCCTTTCGGCTGCATCTGCGCACCGGCGAGGCCACCGATCTCGCCGGCGAGCCTATAGTAGAGGCCGAGCAGCGAGGTCGGCGAGCGCGGGCCGAGATGCGAGCCGAGCGTCGCGTCGAAGGCGAGCAAGCCCTTCAGCCGGTCGTCCGAAAGCTGCTCGTCAAGCAGGTCGTAGACATTCATCAAAAGCACGCGCAGGAAGTCGCGCATATCTTCCTTGCCGAGCCGCTTCAGCGCCAACGCGGTCTGGCCGAGCCCGGTCATTTCCGCCAGCGACATGCCGGCAAGGTCCGGCGGCTGGCGCGACAGGAAAGGCTTCAGCACGCCGGCGTAGCGCAGCAATTGCGAGCGCAGGTCTTTCCAGGCGGACTGCTCCGAAGGGCTGGCGCCGGTCAACACCTCGCCATAGGCGCCATGCAGCACCAGCGGACCGTCTCTCGACAGCGCCACCGATGGCACGAAATCGCCGCGCTCGACTTTCAGCCCGTGCCGCTCCAGATCCAGCGTCTTCACCACATCGGGATGCAGGCGATTGAGCAGATGGGCGACGGCGGAAACGCGGAAGCCCGGCGCGAATTCCTCGGTGCGCGCGGCGCCGCCGACATCGTTGCCGGCTTCGAAGACCAGCACCTTGCGTCCCGACTTCGCCAGCGTGGCGGCGGCGACAAGGCCGTTATGGCCGCCGCCGATGACGATGGCGTCCCAGTTCAAATCAGATGACGTCATGGGCCGGGCTCATATGCAGGGTTGGCTTGGC includes the following:
- a CDS encoding Crp/Fnr family transcriptional regulator gives rise to the protein MSGQSARAAASRQYPCEKCPLRPLPAFREFDKLELSFIGTFKRGELAVDKGATVLVEGSHSAHLYTVLSGWAFRYKLLPDGRRQILNFSMPGDLIGLQGSLMGEMQHSVEALSPMLLCVFERDQLQELYRNHPGLAYDITWIASREERMLDENLLSIGRRTALERAAYLVAFIAGRARSAGLNGKTPVQIPITQQHIADTLGLSLVHTNKTIRKLMDRKLVMWRDGGCEVIDYDGLKKLARWEGLGEERRPLI
- a CDS encoding phage holin family protein, encoding MGALVSLISALASGEAMAALHRARTTAILYGLAAVFALCGVGFLIGAAYIWLAARYGPVASSLGFGIGFLVLAGLILLIHKLTTSMRNRRRARRRQADMTALGVTAALALLPALAKSKGGLGAAIAPALAVVAYAIYRENAKPTPPKQDPQDMS
- a CDS encoding PRC-barrel domain-containing protein; translated protein: MIRTLFATTAIATLLASGALAQTTPAPAPQAPAAENPAPVMRSDGALMTNIIGESVYNGTGDDAQDIGKVDDVVLDSSGKAKSAIIGVGGFLGVGKKDVAFDYGKLEWAEKNGDRWLVAKSTKDELNALPAFDRKPYDPAPAQSADATQPANNTTTQAPAAAPAEPVNKAEGNLATNIMGESVYNGTADDAQKIGDVKDIVLAKDGKAESLVIGVGGFLGIGTKNVTYDFAKAKWAEKNGDRWLVAETTKEELQAQPDFNRKAYDPAPGSTTAASNAPAATTPAVVSSDTTSDKGAKPAEPAKSTAENKPATPPAQSTAENKPADNGTAATDQTKTASIDKSTLSEMPMGNIRVDDLKGTTVYGANDAKIGSIGDVVLTPDNKPDAVIVDVGGFLGIGAKEVAIGMDKLKFMTDKNGKKYLYTNFTKEQLQAQTAYDKSSYAANRDQQRMMLK
- a CDS encoding alpha/beta hydrolase — its product is MSKDAYIHKVLPGSPGGPLLFVFHGTGADENQLLGFGRELVPSATIVSPRGDVSEHGAARFFRRTGEGVYDMDDLARATSKMAGFVKAQVEAAKPSAVFGLGYSNGANVLASVVFAEPSLFDATALMHPLIPFEPRIQGSLAGRSILITAGRRDPICPPSLTSRLEAYSRADGADVTVEWHDGGHEVRPNEIEAARRLFALAPAEGGKNNG
- a CDS encoding DUF883 family protein; its protein translation is MATAAGKSATDQATTADLEADIEQLKADIQKLTEQLAKTGQHGYGAARRAAADGVEQLRAQGEAAFESMRGNAEDIEAQLIAKVREKPVTSLAIAAGVGFLFALLSRR
- a CDS encoding diacylglycerol/lipid kinase family protein, with protein sequence MRFAAVLNQDGGTLRTIDLEAFSEQLRHTLEAAGHSVEIDIVAGRDIATALEKAIARRNIDVVLAGGGDGTISTAASLLMNKKKVLAILPAGTMNLFARGLGIPQTLEAALQSFADGEVIAVDMASANGQPFVHQFSVGMHAEMVQLREKMDFGSRLGKMQASVRAAWAAINNPPALKVSLCVGKAEIVTRTTGIGISNNLFGEGHLPYADNPAGGVLGIYVSVARQRHHLAKLLLDMLRGRLRQSAHVEVHQAGRAVLKIHSPAKKFSAVLDGELVRLERETTIEIHPGALKVLVPASNAQARAA
- a CDS encoding GNAT family N-acetyltransferase; the encoded protein is MADQLPEIELEDRGSKGRYVLRGPGGAEAEMTFTKIGEHQLIIDHTEVPDVFRGQGAGLRLVTRAVEDARAAGKKIIPLCPFANAQFRRHPEWADVLKQ
- a CDS encoding alkaline phosphatase family protein → MDNPTSRPNVLLITCDQWRGDCLSAAGHPVVKTPNADALAAQGVLFRRHYGGAAPCSPARACLYTGLYQMNNRVCRNGTPLDARHGNIALSARAAGYDPTLFGYTDVSLDPRQLSPEDPRLRSYEGVLPGFTVRQALPEHQKQWLSWLQAQGIDTGAGSPDIHRPANGQAERDVTNAPPVYSQDQTPTAFLAGEFIRWLGEQEKSVPWFAHVSLISPHPPFIVPEPYNTMYDPGDGPAFRRAASWQAEAESHPYVAYDLDRQKRTKFVPGIEGKVPDWSEENFRLVRAIYYGMIAEVDAQLGRIWRAIKSADAWDDTVIVLTSDHAEMMGDHFMLGKGGFFDASYHIPLIIRDPRRRAEAGSSVDRFTEAVDIFPTLLDLIGAAPQRHLDGRSLMPWIEGKKPETWRDAAHWEFDFRTVANDEAERHFGIASSACNLAVIRTAEFKYVHFGGGLPALLFDLSKDPGELNNVAGDTAYLSVRLEFAERMLAWRAAHLDQSLALAELTEDGVVGYVSQAVGSRQ
- a CDS encoding VOC family protein — protein: MLNQIKGLHHVTSMASDARRNNEFFTKKLGLRRVKKTVNFDAPDVYHLYYADEVGTPGSVMTYFPFPDIGQGRHGVGEVGTTVFSVPEGTLAYWEKRFADEGVGNVARTENFGEKRLTFTGPDGDSFALVEDKADKRAPWVKGGVPGDEAIRGFHSVSLRLKDGGATEELLKFMGYEEVDKSGNVRRLAIKNGNGADVVDIESLPGAGFANLGAGSVHHVAFAVEDRAKQLEVRKALIDTGYGVTPVIDRDYFWAIYFRTPGGVLFEVATNEPGFDRDEDTAHLGEALKLPTQHQHLRPYLEEHLQKLEG